From the genome of Proteus vulgaris, one region includes:
- the pta gene encoding autotransporter Pta has protein sequence MNKEIALSHHHKMNKNNRINKNIFQLSLVASALFFSGYSVAYSEAGQLGDTKSWESQEYQKDWGLAAMNASSAYALGFHGQGAKIGVMDSGALLSHPELNDARFHAVKAKGQYGSTGMRYPQEMGGHYEKGQAFDVDGGWIKGVNDTHGTHVTGTVGASRDGNGMHGVAWGADVYLGNTGATDSNNYGPYQDYTYFYTGWKAMVDAGAQVINNSWGTNPRIINADKTVGPDGGNTTVHMPVDTTAQTEYEYFYFKKVYGDKPSFVDAAYDAVKGTNVVQVFTTGNRDFAQPYYRPLYPYFNPEAEKHWIAVAGLKQNADKSGYELEKIFNEAGNAKWWTVVAPGRNIYSSVVDEEGNAGWNTFSGTSMAAPHVTGAMGVLMSRYQSMNAMQIRDVMFTTANHRNPDGSLYDSWTAAEGTPDVRYGWGTPDLDKGMYGPGQFLGKFEYNLSMTPLDVWTNDISQTALDLREQEDLAWLKEYTDKGIAAGGDYNLGTDFVINDGNPDPTSHIVSKEDAEKWRKEYYQKRADAIQAKINAGLYDGALVKKGEGTLVMTGDNTYRGGTTVEQGTLYGFTESFGTEAVNVNGGKLSVIDRYNDTFTQQGQLASNESHKANININDKGTYLVTVGHDVNVGDMALNKGASLDIGADSEGQLKDIYLNNTVTIGTVNADNLVDNRTKTKMLANNNPGSDYALFDKNVSVKDNTITGTLSKKENTSLATFANNENGRSIANSLDSTGRGDLFNAVLPMNERDLNKTYGSLGSDMYLNANSASVVNVLGLTRTVKDQAMGIGQGRYAKLDNSNARIWMTGIGQWGNIDYGHSNMDVDFYVGLLGAEIDVTENTKAGLFFGAGSTKYKGNEHGKIDSNDIHIGAYGVSNLFDVASLNYGFTHTNQDRDAKRTLWVGQNAGYNSTSYDAKITQIFLEGAYTQFNTNQYSIEPYAGFSWLRVSTDDINENVGNMKFITKTDSQDIQVGTIGLRGGYPFMAGSVNMALKGDISASHLFGDNRPESRLFLSNSGDATLRGGKLDNLFGVGLGVDAQLSKSTTFGLSYQGQYNSDVSSSGINATLKINF, from the coding sequence ATGAACAAAGAAATAGCTTTAAGTCACCATCACAAAATGAATAAAAATAATAGAATAAATAAAAATATATTCCAACTATCCCTTGTTGCATCCGCGTTATTTTTTTCTGGATATTCCGTTGCATATTCAGAAGCTGGACAATTAGGTGATACAAAAAGTTGGGAAAGCCAAGAATATCAAAAAGACTGGGGCTTGGCGGCTATGAATGCCTCTAGTGCTTATGCACTTGGTTTCCATGGGCAAGGTGCCAAAATCGGTGTAATGGACTCTGGTGCATTATTATCACATCCAGAATTGAATGATGCTCGGTTTCATGCTGTGAAAGCCAAAGGCCAATATGGTTCAACGGGTATGCGTTACCCTCAGGAAATGGGGGGACATTATGAAAAAGGTCAGGCCTTTGATGTTGATGGAGGTTGGATCAAAGGAGTGAATGATACACACGGAACACATGTTACAGGCACCGTAGGCGCAAGCCGTGATGGCAATGGTATGCATGGGGTAGCGTGGGGAGCTGATGTTTATTTAGGAAATACAGGCGCAACAGACAGCAATAACTACGGGCCATATCAAGATTACACCTATTTCTACACTGGCTGGAAAGCCATGGTCGATGCAGGGGCTCAGGTAATTAATAATAGCTGGGGTACAAACCCTCGTATTATTAACGCAGATAAAACGGTAGGCCCTGATGGCGGTAATACAACAGTGCATATGCCAGTAGATACCACTGCACAAACTGAATATGAATATTTCTACTTTAAAAAAGTCTATGGCGATAAACCTTCCTTTGTTGATGCGGCTTATGATGCAGTAAAAGGCACTAACGTTGTACAAGTATTTACAACCGGTAACCGTGACTTTGCTCAGCCTTATTATCGTCCTCTTTATCCTTACTTTAATCCTGAAGCAGAAAAACATTGGATTGCGGTTGCGGGTCTGAAACAGAATGCGGACAAATCAGGTTATGAATTAGAAAAAATCTTTAATGAAGCGGGCAATGCGAAATGGTGGACGGTTGTTGCACCAGGTCGCAACATTTATTCGTCAGTTGTTGATGAAGAGGGAAATGCAGGTTGGAATACCTTTAGTGGTACATCAATGGCTGCTCCTCATGTTACAGGTGCCATGGGCGTATTGATGTCACGCTATCAATCAATGAATGCGATGCAAATACGTGATGTGATGTTTACAACAGCCAATCACCGTAATCCAGATGGCTCTTTATATGATAGCTGGACTGCGGCTGAAGGAACGCCTGATGTGCGTTATGGTTGGGGTACGCCGGATTTAGATAAAGGGATGTATGGTCCGGGTCAGTTCTTAGGTAAATTTGAATATAACTTAAGCATGACTCCACTTGATGTTTGGACAAATGATATTTCACAAACTGCGTTAGATCTACGTGAACAAGAAGATCTCGCATGGTTGAAGGAATATACAGATAAAGGCATTGCAGCTGGTGGTGATTACAATCTAGGTACTGATTTTGTTATCAACGATGGTAACCCTGATCCAACTTCCCATATTGTTAGCAAAGAAGATGCTGAAAAATGGCGTAAAGAGTATTACCAAAAACGAGCTGATGCTATTCAAGCTAAAATTAACGCTGGTTTGTATGATGGGGCTTTAGTTAAGAAAGGCGAAGGTACATTGGTTATGACTGGCGATAATACTTATCGTGGCGGTACAACAGTCGAACAAGGTACTTTATATGGCTTTACCGAATCGTTTGGCACTGAAGCTGTTAACGTTAATGGTGGTAAATTAAGTGTTATTGATCGCTATAACGATACCTTTACACAACAAGGCCAACTAGCATCAAACGAAAGCCACAAAGCTAATATTAATATCAACGATAAAGGCACGTACTTAGTTACCGTTGGGCATGATGTTAATGTCGGAGATATGGCCTTAAATAAAGGGGCAAGTTTAGATATTGGTGCTGATAGTGAAGGTCAATTAAAAGATATTTACCTTAATAATACCGTCACAATAGGTACCGTTAATGCAGACAATTTAGTTGATAATCGTACTAAAACTAAAATGTTAGCGAATAACAATCCAGGCAGTGATTATGCATTATTTGATAAAAATGTTTCTGTAAAAGACAACACAATTACAGGTACATTAAGTAAGAAAGAAAATACCTCTTTAGCCACATTTGCGAATAATGAAAATGGCCGTTCTATTGCTAATTCTTTAGATAGCACAGGTCGTGGCGATTTATTCAATGCTGTATTACCAATGAATGAAAGAGATCTGAATAAGACTTATGGATCATTGGGCAGTGATATGTACCTTAATGCTAACAGTGCAAGTGTAGTGAATGTGTTAGGTTTAACACGCACAGTGAAAGATCAAGCAATGGGTATTGGACAAGGCCGTTATGCTAAATTGGATAATAGTAATGCACGTATTTGGATGACGGGTATTGGACAATGGGGCAACATCGATTATGGTCATAGTAATATGGATGTTGATTTTTATGTCGGTTTATTAGGCGCAGAAATAGATGTGACCGAAAATACCAAAGCAGGCCTCTTCTTCGGTGCGGGTTCAACCAAATATAAAGGGAATGAACACGGCAAAATAGATAGCAACGATATCCATATTGGTGCTTATGGTGTGTCTAATTTATTTGATGTGGCTTCGTTAAACTATGGTTTTACACATACTAACCAAGATAGAGATGCTAAAAGAACACTCTGGGTAGGACAAAATGCAGGTTATAACTCTACAAGTTATGATGCAAAAATTACTCAAATTTTCTTAGAAGGTGCTTATACTCAATTTAATACGAATCAGTACTCTATTGAGCCATATGCAGGATTCAGTTGGTTACGTGTATCAACTGATGATATCAATGAAAATGTCGGTAATATGAAATTTATCACTAAGACTGATTCACAAGATATTCAAGTAGGTACTATCGGTTTACGTGGTGGATATCCATTTATGGCTGGTAGCGTTAATATGGCATTAAAAGGCGATATTTCTGCAAGTCATTTATTTGGTGATAACCGCCCTGAATCACGTCTTTTCTTATCTAATTCCGGTGATGCAACTTTACGTGGTGGCAAACTGGATAATCTGTTTGGTGTTGGTCTAGGTGTTGATGCACAATTAAGCAAATCAACAACTTTCGGGCTTTCTTACCAAGGTCAGTATAATAGTGATGTAAGCTCAAGTGGTATTAATGCAACACTGAAAATTAATTTCTAA